atgttgaaaacatcTTGTTTGtataaaattagtaaatttcacCGCAGTGTGTTTCATTCCAATCATTTCCATGCTTTTTTGCGTCAGATTAGAAACTTTCGCTGGAGCACCCTGCATATTTATTCGAGtacattctttgaaaaaaaaaaaaaaaaaaaaaaaaaatagtgccCTCGAGTTTATAATTAATTTGCGCCCtcaaattcattgaaatacCACTAAATCGATAATAGTCTAAATAAGTCAAATACTAGCTGGCAATTATTTAATACACGATGACATTCTCAATGTCTCAGAACTTGATTCGAACCACGGAACcatggagaaattttttaaaaattcacaaaacgcAAGCCACAGAGAACATTCCAATGGCAATTCTTTTTATAGAAGTGATTTTCCATTAATCGAACATGATCGTAATTCGTAATGGTTATATCTTGATGCATGAATAAGATCACCCAAATAACTGTAGAAtgagaaataaattatttatatttatttaagcGATTCAAAGACTGAAACTGACGaagatattttattaaaaataaatacacacACGACGtaaaaaaacgttcaatttaaaaataataattacacaTATCACAATATTATCGTACATCACATTAAGAATCAAACAACGGGCACTTGGCGCAAATTCTTATtaggatgaattttttgaatttgggaaaaattatagCTTTTTTTACAGCTAGAACAgtagttttgtttttgaatggtaCAAGTTCTGCATAAAATATGTGCGCAAGGGAATCTGTACAGTTGTTGGGATATAGAACATTGAATACAATTCAAAATAGTCTCTTGTTTAGATTTCGGAGCGCTTAAATACGAAGGTAAATTCGATAACGTATCTGCCAACATTTTATTCAGATCGTAAGGTTCATTATTTTGGGATTCTTTTCTAGATTCGCTGATTTCATTATCTAGTTTAATTTTCTTCGACGAACTAGCTTCGGATTCCAGTTCCCTTTTATTTTCTAATCcgttattaattattttactaACACAATACTGACCGGAAGTAGATCCAGGTCGAGAACTCAGTTCACGATCCGAACCCAATCTTCTAGGCATAAATTTAACTTGATCTAGATTCGAATTTTTCAGCAGAAATTCATCTATTTTAGATTTCAAATACACGTCTACTACAGGTTTACTATTTTCAGTGAATACTAATCCGGTAAATGGATCGCTGGGTAAACGACCCCATCGTTCTTCTTCCTTCTGACATCTTTCGAGCGTACGTTGATCGATATGTTTACCAGAAggtaataaaataggtaaagtAATTATTTCGTGGGTAATCTGATCGTAGAATTCTTCGGGAATTGGAATACCGTCTAAATTCGGTAATCGTTCGTTAACTTTTAATGATTCTTCTGTCGTATACGACGACGCGTCAGTATCGAAAACACGAGGTTTGCATATCTGCGACCATAATCCTCTGATGCGTTTCTTCGTTTTCCAATCACACGAATGGCTAGGTTCGCCCCAAATCTCTAGTTTTTTCAGAGCAGCGACGAAATgcgatttgaatattttgatccGAATCGATGTAAtgttttcgtgatttttaccACGGAAAAACGTACGACAAAATGACGAACCGAATTTCCGAGTGTTGAAGGTATATCCTTCTTTGTGGAATATCACAGTGTCTACATCTACTTTAGAAACACCTGTGGCAAATTTCTGATAATTGTCTTCGTTTTCGGTGACGATATTGTTGCTGCAGGTGGAGTGTTTGAGAGAAGTGAGTTCGAAACCGATGGATCGTTGGCTGCCTACTTTGGGCCATATCACGATTTTCTTCAGTGTTACGGGGCAGATGAATTTAATGGTTAATATTACTGGACCGGAGACGAAACGTTCTGCTAAGAAGcctttttcaaatgattcaaaGTCTTCTGATATCAAATTACCTATTTCGAAACCTTCCGATGTTAACGTACTGCATTCGATAACTGGCTGCAAACGCGGATGGAAGAAATTTATTACCATAGTTCTAAGCTCTCGCGACAATTTAACgcatttcttttttgaaattacttctTTTTTTAGGAGAAATTCATCGcggaaaatttcacttttgaagaaaaatcaataaaaagaaaaatcatctgttcgtgtttgtttacattttttttcattgatataAAATTAGTTCGTATTTAATCCGCTAGGATTCGTCAAGTCGTTTTTTTCtttggacaaattttgaaatgagtttttttagtaaatttatttattgttgAAGAGTTTTGCAGATGATAATCGAATattatttacacaaaattttagtaaaaatgtttaaacttCCACAACACGTtatatttcttggaaaaattgtgtATGATTTTCTTGCCCAATAATTCGAAGCAATGTAAACGCAGTGTTGTTTTTTCGAATAACAAAACATGGCTTTTTCTGGCCATGAATCTACGCAATGTTACCGTTCTTCGAAACAATCTCAAATTGCCgcaattatttgaattttatgaaaataaaaggtGGAAAAAGATCATTTTACGCATCCAAATGATCGAATAATTCTTCGAAAGGTGAACAGAAGGATCAAACGGTGTTAAAATTCCAatacaaaaatgcattttgcACTGAAATCGCATTCCCTTCAAGTTCATATGTAATTATCGATCGTACGACTGCAGTACGCAGCTCGGTAGTCGGTGCTTGGTTACTACCACCATCAGTCCGTAACTAAAATAACGTCGATTCCCTCTCGCATTTATTTACAGTTTGTTCACGCTGCGTTTCGTACACGATCGCGTAAGTAAAGTAAAATACACGAGTGTAATGTTACCACGCGATATTCGCGTATAATTCATACtggtgcttgattttttttcgcaaatgctGTCGCATTCGTATTTCTCGTAAATATTTTCGCGATGTTTTCGGTGTGAAAATCGGTAAGTGCGTATCGATCTCGTTCGGAAAAACCTGCAGCGACGCGATGAATTCGCTCGATATCGTCAACTTCGACGACACAGACATCACCAAGATGAAATTGCCCAAAGACATCGACTTCGATTCGATGAACGGATTTTCCGACATTAGCATCAAAGATACGCTCACCACCAGGAACGAACGTAATATAAAACCTAAACGTGATACAAGCCGAAAAGAAGAATGTGTTTCTGTCGCAGTTCGTTGTCGTCCGATAAGCCAAAAGGAAAAACTAGCTGGCCACACTCAGGTGGTGGAAATGTGGCCGGATCAAGGCACCGTGATAATTCGTAACCCTAAACCGGACCATAAAGATCCTGTGAAAACATTCACTTTCGACGCCGTCTACGACTGGAACTCCAAACAGCACGAACTTTACGACGAAATGGTCAGACCTCTGGTCGAATCTGTCCTGAACGGCTTCAACGCCACTATTTTCGCCTACGGTCAAACCGGTACTGGTAAAACGTACACGATGGAAGGGTGCAAAACCGCCAACAACGATGGTCTAGACGAACGTGGAATTATACCTAAATCATTCGAGCAAATTTTCACGCATATTTCACGTACCACCGACAAACAGCATTTAGTGCGTACTTCGTATTTGGAAATATACCAAGAAGAGATCCGCGATCTACTCGATAAAG
This region of Planococcus citri chromosome 5, ihPlaCitr1.1, whole genome shotgun sequence genomic DNA includes:
- the LOC135847233 gene encoding RING finger protein 37 encodes the protein MVINFFHPRLQPVIECSTLTSEGFEIGNLISEDFESFEKGFLAERFVSGPVILTIKFICPVTLKKIVIWPKVGSQRSIGFELTSLKHSTCSNNIVTENEDNYQKFATGVSKVDVDTVIFHKEGYTFNTRKFGSSFCRTFFRGKNHENITSIRIKIFKSHFVAALKKLEIWGEPSHSCDWKTKKRIRGLWSQICKPRVFDTDASSYTTEESLKVNERLPNLDGIPIPEEFYDQITHEIITLPILLPSGKHIDQRTLERCQKEEERWGRLPSDPFTGLVFTENSKPVVDVYLKSKIDEFLLKNSNLDQVKFMPRRLGSDRELSSRPGSTSGQYCVSKIINNGLENKRELESEASSSKKIKLDNEISESRKESQNNEPYDLNKMLADTLSNLPSYLSAPKSKQETILNCIQCSISQQLYRFPCAHILCRTCTIQKQNYCSSCKKSYNFSQIQKIHPNKNLRQVPVV